The following proteins are encoded in a genomic region of Maylandia zebra isolate NMK-2024a linkage group LG1, Mzebra_GT3a, whole genome shotgun sequence:
- the ext2 gene encoding exostosin-2: MYTSGKYSSRGPALIPRMKTKHRIYYITLFSVVLLGLIATGMFQFWPHSIESTADWTLDKRSVHDAPLIRLPVSSPIPERGDLSCRMHTCFDVYRCGYNPKNRIKVYIYPLQRFVDELGVPISSTGLSREYNDLLSAISDSDFYTDDVTRACLFIPSIDVLNQNSLRIRETAQALAMLPRWDKGMNHLLFNMLPGGPPDYNTALDVPRDRALLAGGGFSTWTYRQGYDVSIPVYSPLSADVDLPERQPGPRHYFILSSQTAIHREYRAELERLKEENGEALLLLDKCSNLSQGAASARKRCYKGQVYDYPQILQESSFCVVLRGARLGQAALSDVLQAGCVPVILADSYILPFSEVLDWKRASVVIPEEKLSEMYTILKSIPHRQVEEMQRQARWFWEAYFSSMKAIGLTTLQIINDRIYPYAARTYEQWNNPPVVKWSSVNSPLFLPLIPPRAPGFTAVVLTYDRVESLFRVITEISKVPSLAKLLVVWNNQNKSPPEETLWPKISVPLKVVRTKENKLSNRFFPYDEIETEAVLAIDDDIIMLTSDELQFGYEVWREFPDRLVGYPGRLHLWDHEMGKWKYESEWTNEVSMVLTGAAFYHKYFNYLYTYKMPGDIKNWVDAHMNCEDIAMNFLVANITGKAPIKVTPRKKFKCPECTAIDGLSLDQTHMVERSECINKFASVFGTMPLKVVEHRADPVLYKDDFPEKLKSFPNIGSL, translated from the exons ATGTATACCTCTGGGAAATACAGCTCGCGGGGCCCTGCTCTCATCCCTCGGATGAAAACCAAGCACCGCATCTACTACATCACCCTGTTTTCTGTGGTGCTGCTTGGACTAATCGCCACAGGGATGTTTCAGTTTTGGCCGCACTCCATTGAGTCCACAGCTGATTGGACCCTCGACAAGCGCAGTGTTCACGACGCACCTCTGATCAGACTTCCCGTCTCCAGTCCCATACCTGAGAGGGGTGACCTGAGCTGTCGCATGCACACCTGCTTTGATGTATACAGGTGTGGCTACAACCCTAAGAATAGAATCAAG GTTTATATCTACCCTCTGCAGAGGTTTGTAGATGAATTGGGGGTCCCCATCAGCAGCACCGGCCTGTCTCGAGAATACAATGATCTGCTTAGTGCCATCTCTGACAGTGACTTTTACACAGACGATGTTACAAGGGCTTGCCTTTTCATTCCATCTATTGATGTACTAAATCAGAACTCCCTCCGTATAAGAGAGACAGCCCAGGCTCTGGCAATGTTACCCAG ATGGGACAAAGGGATGAATCATCTGCTTTTCAACATGTTACCTGGAGGCCCTCCTGACTACAACACTGCCTTGGATGTGCCCAGAGACAG AGCATTGCTGGCTGGAGGTGGTTTTTCTACATGGACCTACAGACAAGGTTATGATGTGAGCATTCCAGTTTATAGCCCCCTTTCTGCAGATGTTGACCTGCCTGAGAGACAACCTGG GCCTCGGCactactttattctttcttCACAAACTGCTATTCACCGAGAGTACAGAGCTGAACTGGAGCGATTGAAGGAAGAAAATGGAGAAGCCCTCCTTCTTCTGGACAAGTGTAGCAACCTCTCTCAGGGTGCTGCCTCTGCACGAAAACGATGCTACAAAGGGCAGGTGTACGACTACCCACAGATCCTGCAG GAGTCGTCATTCTGTGTGGTCTTGAGGGGGGCACGTTTGGGTCAGGCTGCCCTCAGTGATGTGCTACAGGCTGGCTGTGTTCCCGTCATTCTGGCTGACTCCTACATTCTGCCGTTCTCTGAAGTACTTGACTGGAAAAG ggcatctgttgttattcctgAGGAGAAGCTGTCAGAGATGTACACAATCCTGAAGAGTATCCCTCACCGACAGGTTGAAGAAATGCAGAGACAG GCACGCTGGTTCTGGGAGGCCTACTTCAGCTCCATGAAGGCTATTGGCTTGACAACTCTCCAGATCATCAACGATCGCATCTACCCATATGCTGCGCGTACTTATGAGCAGTGGAACAATCCACCTGTGGTG AAGTGGTCCAGTGTAAACAGCCCCCTGTTCTTACCACTCATCCCACCGAGGGCTCCTGGATTCACAGCAGTGGTGCTAACCTACGATCGTGTTGAGAGTCTTTTCCGGGTCATCACGGAAATCTCCAAGGTGCCTAGCTTAGCTAAACTGCTGGTGGTGTGGAATAACCAGAACAAGAGTCCTCCTGAGG AAACTCTTTGGCCGAAGATCAGCGTCCCACTCAAAGTCGTGCGAACCAAAGAGAACAAACTGAGCAACCGTTTCTTCCCCTATGACGAGATCGAGACCGAAGCTGTGCTAGCGATCgatgatgacatcatcatgcTAACATCTGATGAACTGCAGTTTGGCTACGag GTTTGGAGGGAGTTTCCAGACAGGCTGGTGGGCTACCCCGGGCGGCTGCACCTCTGGGACCATGAAATGGGAAAGTGGAAGTATGAGTCGGAGTGGACCAATGAGGTCTCCATGGTTCTAACTGGAGCTGCCTTCTACCACAAG taCTTCAACTATTTGTACACATACAAGATGCCGGGAGACATCAAGAACTGGGTGGATGCTCACATGAACTGTGAAGATATTGCCATGAATTTCCTGGTGGCCAACATCACTGGCAAAGCCCCCATAAAG GTGACTCCAAGGAAGAAGTTCAAGTGCCCTGAATGTACTGCCATAGATGGACTGTCGCTGGATCAGACACACATGGTGGAGAG ATCTGAGTGCATCAACAAGTTTGCCTCAGTTTTCGGGACGATGCCTCTGAAAGTGGTGGAACATCGCGCAGACCCGGTGCTCTATAAAGATGACTTCCCAGAGAAGCTGAAGAGCTTCCCCAACATCGGCAGCCTCTGA